The Planctomycetia bacterium genome has a window encoding:
- a CDS encoding acyl carrier protein, whose protein sequence is MASVTERVIDIVSEQLGVNKDQVSRETSFVNDLGADSLDTVELVMELEEEFDINIPDDAAEKIQTVGQAIDYIEQSQGNANK, encoded by the coding sequence GTGGCCTCAGTCACAGAACGAGTTATCGATATCGTTTCGGAGCAGCTAGGCGTCAATAAAGACCAAGTCTCGCGTGAGACGTCGTTCGTCAACGACCTCGGCGCAGACTCGCTCGACACCGTGGAATTGGTGATGGAGCTCGAAGAAGAGTTCGACATCAACATCCCGGACGACGCTGCCGAAAAAATCCAAACCGTCGGTCAAGCGATCGACTACATCGAACAATCTCAGGGCAACGCGAATAAATGA
- the fabF gene encoding beta-ketoacyl-ACP synthase II, whose product MKRRVVVTGLGAVTGLSCKVEDLWKRILAGESGIGPITLFDVTGFKVRFAGEVRNWSTEGYVSLKDAKRIDRFTQFAMVAAMDAVRESGLDFSKEDPFRCGAIIGSGIGGLNEIEEQHSRLIEKGPDRVSAFTIPKLMANAAAGHVSINYGLKGPSCAIATACASAANAIGDAFRAVRYDHADVMITGGSEAALTPMSISGFANMRALSERHDAPTQASRPWDRDRDGFVLSEGAGVLVLEELEHAKARGANIYAEILGYGISSDGGHITQPDENGIGAAKSMEYALRDAGLTADKIDYINAHGTSTPLGDKAETVAIKSIFGPAAKKVSISSTKSQLGHLLGASGGVELVLSLLAIRDSLIPPTINLDNPDEGCDLDYTPNKPKEKRVDIIMSNSFGFGGHNGSLIAGRL is encoded by the coding sequence ATGAAACGCCGAGTCGTCGTCACCGGCCTCGGCGCCGTCACGGGCTTAAGCTGCAAAGTCGAGGATCTTTGGAAGCGGATCTTGGCGGGTGAGAGCGGCATCGGCCCGATCACCCTGTTCGATGTCACGGGCTTCAAAGTTCGCTTCGCAGGGGAAGTTCGGAATTGGTCGACCGAGGGATACGTCAGCCTGAAGGATGCCAAGCGCATCGATCGGTTCACCCAATTTGCGATGGTGGCCGCGATGGATGCGGTGCGCGAATCGGGCCTCGATTTCTCCAAGGAAGATCCGTTTCGCTGCGGCGCGATCATCGGTTCCGGCATCGGCGGGCTCAACGAGATCGAAGAGCAGCATAGCCGACTGATCGAGAAAGGCCCCGACCGTGTGTCGGCCTTCACGATTCCTAAGCTGATGGCCAACGCCGCCGCCGGGCACGTTTCGATCAATTACGGATTGAAGGGCCCGAGCTGCGCCATTGCGACGGCCTGCGCCAGCGCAGCCAATGCCATCGGCGACGCTTTCCGCGCCGTCCGGTACGACCACGCCGACGTCATGATCACCGGCGGTTCCGAAGCGGCGCTCACGCCGATGAGCATCAGCGGCTTCGCGAATATGCGCGCCCTCTCCGAACGCCACGACGCACCCACCCAGGCCAGCCGCCCCTGGGACCGCGATCGCGACGGCTTCGTACTCTCGGAAGGGGCCGGTGTGCTCGTGCTCGAAGAGCTCGAACACGCGAAGGCTCGCGGTGCGAATATCTATGCCGAAATTCTCGGCTATGGAATCAGCTCCGACGGCGGCCACATCACGCAGCCCGACGAAAACGGAATCGGCGCGGCGAAGTCGATGGAATACGCGCTCCGCGATGCCGGCCTCACCGCGGACAAGATCGACTACATCAACGCTCACGGCACCAGCACGCCGCTTGGCGACAAAGCCGAAACGGTCGCTATCAAGTCGATCTTCGGCCCGGCGGCGAAGAAGGTCAGCATCTCGAGCACGAAGAGCCAACTCGGCCACTTGTTGGGTGCGAGCGGCGGCGTCGAGCTGGTGCTGAGCTTGCTCGCGATCCGCGATAGCTTGATTCCGCCGACGATCAACCTCGACAATCCCGACGAAGGTTGCGACCTCGACTACACTCCGAACAAGCCCAAGGAAAAGCGGGTCGACATCATCATGTCGAACAGCTTCGGCTTCGGCGGCCACAACGGCTCGCTGATCGCAGGCCGGCTGTAG
- the ribA gene encoding GTP cyclohydrolase II, with the protein MADEYSSIEAVVEAIARGEVVIVVDAEDRENEGDFVCAAEKITPEIVNFMITHGRGQVCIPVLPDVCERLKLSMMVETNTAPHGTAFTVPIDHRTNKTGITAQERAATVAAVIDPKSVPGDFARPGHMFPLLAREGGVLRRAGHTEAAIDLARLANVFPAGVLCEILDVNGNRADSAHLFRLAREFDLEIITIEQLIRYRRHSEKLVFRNADALLPTKYGDGRIIAYGVKYETQEPLAFVMGDLTKVDAPLVRMHSSCFTGDLLASLRCDCGDQLHMALQMISDHGAGVLVYLPQEGRGIGIVEKIKAYALQDQGHDTVDANLILGHKVDSREYGVGIQILKDLGLTKIRLLTNNPKKIDAFLSGSFDLQVVDQIPIVPPVHEHNAKYLATKRDKLGHTLPGKP; encoded by the coding sequence GTGGCCGACGAATATTCGAGCATCGAAGCGGTCGTCGAAGCGATCGCGCGGGGCGAGGTCGTGATCGTGGTCGACGCGGAGGATCGCGAGAACGAGGGAGACTTCGTGTGCGCGGCCGAGAAGATCACGCCCGAGATCGTGAACTTCATGATCACGCACGGCCGTGGGCAAGTTTGCATTCCGGTGCTGCCCGACGTGTGCGAGCGGCTCAAGCTTTCGATGATGGTCGAGACGAACACCGCGCCGCACGGCACGGCCTTCACCGTGCCGATCGACCATCGCACGAATAAGACCGGCATCACCGCGCAAGAACGGGCCGCGACGGTCGCGGCCGTGATCGACCCGAAAAGCGTGCCGGGCGATTTCGCGCGGCCGGGGCATATGTTTCCGTTGTTGGCGCGCGAAGGGGGGGTGCTCCGCAGGGCGGGGCATACCGAAGCGGCGATCGATCTTGCGCGGCTCGCCAACGTGTTTCCCGCCGGCGTGCTGTGCGAAATTCTCGACGTGAACGGCAATCGGGCCGACAGCGCGCACTTGTTTCGCTTGGCGCGCGAGTTCGATCTGGAGATCATCACGATCGAGCAGTTAATCCGCTATCGTCGGCACAGCGAGAAGCTCGTCTTCCGCAACGCCGACGCCCTACTGCCGACGAAGTACGGCGACGGGCGGATCATCGCTTACGGCGTGAAGTATGAAACGCAGGAGCCGTTGGCGTTCGTGATGGGAGACCTGACGAAGGTGGATGCGCCGCTCGTGCGGATGCACTCGTCGTGCTTTACCGGCGACTTGCTCGCCTCGCTACGCTGCGACTGCGGCGACCAACTTCACATGGCGCTACAGATGATCAGCGACCACGGGGCCGGCGTGCTGGTTTATCTGCCGCAAGAAGGGCGGGGCATCGGGATCGTCGAGAAGATCAAAGCCTACGCGCTGCAAGACCAGGGGCACGACACGGTCGATGCCAACCTCATCTTGGGGCATAAGGTCGACTCGCGGGAGTATGGAGTCGGCATTCAGATCTTGAAGGATCTGGGGCTCACGAAGATCCGCCTGCTCACGAACAACCCGAAGAAGATCGACGCATTTCTTTCGGGAAGCTTCGACCTACAAGTGGTCGACCAGATCCCGATCGTTCCGCCGGTGCATGAGCACAACGCGAAGTACCTAGCGACGAAACGCGACAAGCTGGGGCATACGCTGCCGGGGAAGCCGTAG
- the fabD gene encoding ACP S-malonyltransferase, with amino-acid sequence MSKIAFLFPGQGAQTVGMGQALCESLPAARDMFARAGDILGYDLAKLCFTGPAEELDSTVRSQPALFVASMAAIESLRATQPEVVAGCQAAAGLSLGEYTALVFADVMSFDDGLKLVHARGTAMQAAADAQASGMVSILGLERAQVEELCAQARAGETLEIANLLCPGNIVVSGTRAACERAAELAPKLGAMKAIPLAVAGAFHTSIMQSAVEKLTDALGNVPLRKPRIPVVSNVDALPHDDPEEIRRLLIRQVVSPVRWEDSIRYLLAEGCDKFYEVGPGRVLRGLLKRIDRKIACEGSEEK; translated from the coding sequence GTGAGCAAAATCGCTTTTTTGTTTCCGGGCCAAGGTGCTCAAACCGTCGGGATGGGCCAGGCCCTTTGCGAGTCGCTCCCCGCCGCTCGCGATATGTTCGCCCGCGCGGGAGACATTCTCGGCTACGATCTCGCGAAGCTCTGCTTCACAGGGCCTGCCGAAGAGCTCGACAGTACGGTGCGCAGCCAGCCTGCGCTCTTCGTCGCGAGCATGGCTGCGATCGAGTCGCTACGCGCCACGCAGCCCGAGGTGGTCGCCGGTTGCCAAGCGGCGGCAGGCTTGAGCCTCGGCGAGTACACGGCCTTGGTCTTCGCCGACGTGATGTCGTTCGACGACGGGCTGAAGCTCGTGCATGCCCGCGGCACGGCGATGCAAGCCGCGGCCGATGCGCAAGCGAGCGGCATGGTGAGCATTCTCGGCTTGGAGCGAGCGCAAGTCGAAGAGCTTTGCGCACAGGCCCGAGCCGGCGAAACGCTCGAAATCGCGAACTTGCTTTGCCCCGGCAATATCGTCGTCTCCGGAACGCGCGCAGCCTGCGAACGGGCCGCCGAACTCGCGCCGAAACTGGGAGCGATGAAGGCGATTCCGCTGGCCGTCGCCGGAGCGTTTCACACCTCGATCATGCAAAGCGCGGTCGAAAAACTGACCGACGCGCTCGGCAACGTACCGCTGCGGAAGCCGCGCATTCCGGTCGTCTCCAACGTCGATGCCTTGCCGCACGACGATCCCGAAGAGATTCGCCGCCTGCTGATCCGGCAAGTCGTTTCGCCGGTTCGTTGGGAAGATTCGATACGTTACCTGCTCGCCGAGGGTTGCGACAAGTTCTACGAGGTCGGGCCGGGGCGCGTATTGCGCGGCCTGCTGAAACGAATCGACCGCAAGATCGCCTGCGAAGGAAGCGAAGAAAAATAA
- the fabG gene encoding 3-oxoacyl-[acyl-carrier-protein] reductase produces MARPEAPTGELTVDLKGQTAIVTGASRGLGRTIALALGKAGANVACIARTVDKLKETVDAVVAAGGSAEAFECDVTNGTNVDAVVDKVVEKFGGLQIIVNNAGITRDTLLPRMSDEQWDEVINTNLRGTFLFTRAASRVMMTGRYGRIINMASVSGAVIGNPGQANYSASKAALHGFTRTVARELAGRKVTVNAIAPGFIESDMTAALGDAILDEVQKRIPAKRLGKGEDIANAVLFLAAPSSSYVTGQLLIVDGGMTC; encoded by the coding sequence ATGGCACGTCCCGAAGCACCGACCGGTGAATTGACTGTCGACCTCAAGGGCCAAACGGCCATCGTCACGGGTGCCTCGCGCGGCCTGGGGCGAACGATCGCACTGGCCCTCGGCAAAGCGGGAGCCAACGTGGCGTGCATCGCGCGCACCGTGGACAAGCTCAAGGAAACGGTCGACGCCGTCGTCGCCGCCGGGGGCTCGGCCGAAGCGTTCGAGTGCGACGTGACGAACGGCACGAACGTCGATGCCGTGGTCGACAAGGTCGTCGAGAAGTTCGGCGGCTTGCAGATCATCGTCAACAACGCCGGCATTACCCGCGACACCCTGCTCCCTCGCATGAGCGATGAGCAATGGGACGAAGTCATCAATACGAACTTGCGCGGCACGTTTCTCTTTACCCGCGCCGCCAGCCGCGTGATGATGACCGGCCGCTACGGACGGATCATCAACATGGCGAGCGTTTCCGGGGCCGTGATCGGTAACCCGGGCCAGGCCAACTACTCGGCCTCGAAGGCCGCTCTGCACGGCTTCACCCGCACCGTGGCTCGCGAGCTCGCCGGCCGCAAGGTGACGGTCAACGCGATCGCTCCTGGATTTATCGAAAGCGATATGACCGCGGCGCTCGGGGATGCGATCTTGGACGAAGTGCAAAAGCGGATTCCCGCCAAACGGCTCGGCAAGGGGGAAGATATCGCCAATGCGGTTCTCTTCCTCGCTGCGCCGTCGAGTTCGTACGTGACCGGGCAGCTTCTCATCGTCGACGGCGGAATGACCTGCTGA
- the rpmF gene encoding 50S ribosomal protein L32: MAVPKRRQSNQKTGSRRAHDQKKPKQLHYCPKCSTAIPSHVICPNCGYYMGRTVVETDDAAE; encoded by the coding sequence ATGGCCGTCCCAAAGCGCCGTCAGAGCAATCAGAAGACCGGCTCGCGCCGTGCTCACGATCAGAAGAAGCCTAAGCAGTTGCATTACTGCCCTAAGTGCAGCACGGCGATCCCTTCGCACGTCATCTGCCCGAATTGCGGCTATTATATGGGCCGTACCGTCGTCGAAACCGACGACGCCGCCGAATAA
- a CDS encoding DUF3754 domain-containing protein, whose translation MLPVPKHVAAAAEHTAGAASPTSKYKRGRFIPVTKRDLESLLARHVDPDASAAQDYREVCRLLDAVIHREYRTRLVRLKDIYAGFDPDVDVHSLSRYTPQDAKTLSAELFTSARVLLEKANFRVLPRNEVDAAVGAVSPWGLNLRVDLDIFAHLEVWARGDKIDHRTGRSWRTWFKLHHYRIPLYQRLMIIFQPHAHDLDDSGYVQDRIYLKLFKNIPEGDVDMVLPGTQVRMTMLDQGKIVFPLISGLVVTAWKIIKGALLVAAVGIYGLLAYLMLLIGTIGYGWRSFFGYKRTKEKYQLNLTQNLYYQKLDGDWGAFLRLCDEAEDQEYREALTAWFLLWRQAPHDGWTMDELDRSAERLLQAELKRDVDFDVSDAVDKLIRWEMLDVQSDGRLTARSAGLVIEALQERLEPPHRG comes from the coding sequence ATGCTTCCTGTCCCGAAACATGTCGCCGCTGCCGCCGAGCATACGGCCGGCGCTGCTTCGCCGACGTCGAAGTACAAACGAGGGCGCTTCATCCCGGTAACGAAGCGCGACTTGGAATCGCTGCTCGCGCGGCATGTCGATCCCGATGCTTCGGCCGCGCAAGACTATCGCGAAGTTTGTCGGCTGCTCGACGCCGTCATCCATCGCGAGTACCGCACTCGGCTCGTCCGGCTGAAAGACATCTACGCCGGGTTCGATCCCGACGTCGATGTCCATTCCCTCTCGCGCTACACGCCGCAAGACGCCAAAACACTCAGCGCCGAGCTCTTCACTTCGGCCCGCGTGTTGCTCGAGAAGGCCAACTTTCGCGTTTTGCCGCGCAACGAAGTCGATGCCGCGGTCGGAGCCGTGAGCCCTTGGGGGTTGAACCTTCGGGTCGATCTCGACATCTTCGCGCATCTCGAAGTTTGGGCTCGCGGCGACAAGATCGACCACCGAACCGGACGGAGTTGGCGCACTTGGTTCAAGCTGCATCACTACCGCATTCCGCTCTACCAACGGTTGATGATCATTTTTCAACCGCACGCGCACGACCTCGACGACTCCGGCTACGTGCAAGATCGGATCTATCTCAAGCTGTTCAAGAACATTCCCGAAGGGGATGTCGACATGGTGCTGCCCGGCACGCAAGTCCGGATGACGATGCTCGACCAAGGCAAAATCGTCTTTCCGCTCATCTCGGGCCTCGTCGTCACGGCGTGGAAGATCATCAAAGGGGCGCTCTTGGTCGCGGCGGTCGGCATCTACGGCCTGCTGGCTTATCTGATGCTCTTGATCGGCACGATCGGCTACGGTTGGCGCTCGTTCTTCGGCTACAAACGGACCAAAGAGAAATACCAACTCAACCTCACGCAGAACCTGTACTACCAGAAGCTCGACGGCGATTGGGGCGCGTTCCTCCGGCTCTGCGACGAAGCGGAAGACCAAGAATATCGCGAAGCCCTCACGGCCTGGTTCCTCCTCTGGCGACAAGCCCCGCACGACGGCTGGACGATGGACGAACTCGACCGGAGCGCCGAGCGCTTACTGCAAGCGGAACTCAAGCGCGACGTCGACTTCGACGTCTCCGACGCCGTCGACAAGTTGATCCGCTGGGAAATGCTAGACGTCCAAAGCGACGGCAGACTGACGGCAAGGTCGGCGGGGTTGGTGATCGAAGCGCTGCAGGAACGCTTGGAGCCGCCCCACCGTGGCTAA